A single genomic interval of Mauremys reevesii isolate NIE-2019 linkage group 24, ASM1616193v1, whole genome shotgun sequence harbors:
- the ISG20L2 gene encoding interferon-stimulated 20 kDa exonuclease-like 2, with amino-acid sequence MSDLIINLDLGLQQAPKRGTDSNQKHQRFVKRRRFLERRGFLKQKQLPPPQHHPPKGQVSHQDSRSWARTKKKWLAEDQNSFQTDGLSHQPKTFPKANHHCRFEQPSATTDSGSPLPCFPSGAKKVTCRSAKASGTPGNHSAQPLAGVQKASLLSEYDSGLPPVPRPGKPSKVVAIDCEMVGTGPGGRISDLARCSIVSYHGDVVYDKYVRPVDPITDYRTRWSGIRKHHMKNATPFKTAQKEILKLLAGKIVVGHAIHNDFKALKYFHPKSVTRDTSKIPLLNRKAGFPENESASLKRLTKQLLHKDIQVGKNGHSSVEDAKATMELYRVIEAEWERQLALNPEQEGHGPGSEFESDL; translated from the exons ATGTCGGATTTGATCATCAACCTGGACTTGGGCCTCCAGCAGGCTCCCAAGAGGGGAACCGACAGCAACCAGAAACACCAGCGCTTTGTGAAACGGCGCCGTTTCCTGGAGAGGAGGGGTTTTCTGAAGCAGAAGCAGCTGCCGCCACCCCAGCATCACCCCCCCAAAGGCCAGGTCTCCCATCAGGACTCTCGCTCCTGGGCAAGGACCAAGAAGAAGTGGCTCGCCGAGGATCAGAACTCTTTCCAGACAGATGGGCTTTCCCATCAGCCAAAAACCTTCCCCAAGGCAAATCACCATTGTCGCTTTGAGCAGCCCAGCGCCACCACGGACTCTGGCTCCCCTCTGCCTTGTTTTCCATCAGGAGCGAAGAAGGTGACGTGCAGATCAGCAAAGGCCAGTGGGACCCCTGGGAACCACAGCGCCCAGCCCCTCGCTGGCGTGCAGAAAGCCAGCCTGCTGAGCGAGTATGACAGCggcctgcccccagtgccccggccggGCAAGCCCAGCAAAGTGGTGGCCATCGACTGCGAGATGGTGGGCACGGGCCCTGGCGGCCGGATCAGCGACCTGGCCAGGTGCAGCATCGTGAGTTACCATGGCGACGTGGTGTATGACAAGTACGTCCGGCCCGTCGACCCCATCACTGACTACCGCACCCGGTGGAGCGGCATCAGAAAACATCACATGAAGAACGCCACCCCCTTCAAAACGGCCCAGAAAGAG ATCCTGAAGCTCCTAGCGGGGAAGATCGTGGTCGGCCACGCCATCCACAACGACTTCAAGGCGCTGAAGTATTTCCACCCGAAATCAGTGACCAGGGACACGTCAAAAATCCCGCTGCTGAACCGCAAGGCCGGCTTCCCGGAGAACGAGTCGGCCTCGCTGAAACGCCTCACCAAACAGCTACTGCACAAAGACATCCAG GTCGGCAAAAATGGCCACTCCTCAGTGGAAGACGCCAAAGCCACCATGGAGCTGTACCGGGTGATCGAAGCTGAGTGGGAGAGGCAGCTGGCGCTGAACCCCGAGCAGGA GGGCCACGGGCCAGGCAGTGAGTTCGAATCAGACCTTTAG